The following coding sequences lie in one Miscanthus floridulus cultivar M001 chromosome 9, ASM1932011v1, whole genome shotgun sequence genomic window:
- the LOC136480194 gene encoding uncharacterized protein — protein MVPSINRREAHRESSYGRCLLPPDAVRLPRVSAAGPVPADTRTRSPAPAPARRPTGVPRSAPGALPRAPTPGVPRPAPGALPRAPTPGIPSRPPGALPRADPRRSVPDPRRPPPHADTRTRSPAPAPAHRPPASRARPLGVLPHVPTPGDPRPAPGARPRTPTTRAQALGSGHFSVMMHL, from the coding sequence ATGGTACCTAGTATAAATAGGAGGGAAGCGCACAGGGAGTCATCGtatgggcgctgtcttcttcctccggacgccgtcaggctgcctagggtttccgccgccggtcccgtgcccgccgacacccgcacccggtccccggcgcccgcccccgcgcgccgacccacCGGCGTCCCGCGCtcggcccccggcgccctcccccgcgcgccgacccccggcgtcccgcgcccggcccccggcgccctcccccgcgcgccgacccccggcatCCCGAGCCGGccccccggcgccctcccccgcgccgacccccggcgttcCGTGCCCGACCCCAGGCGCCCGCCCCCGCATGCCGACACCCGCACCcggtccccggcgcccgcccccgcgcaccgacccccggcgtcccgcgcccggcccctcGGCGTCCTCCCCCACGTGCCGACCCCCGGcgacccgcgcccggcccccggcgcccgcccccgcacgccgacgacccgCGCCCAGGCCCTCGGCTCAG